From a region of the Pieris rapae chromosome 22, ilPieRapa1.1, whole genome shotgun sequence genome:
- the LOC123690181 gene encoding uncharacterized protein LOC123690181, whose translation MTRLYLMEHIMYLGELEANYWEIDHLYGMLHEIERKYKIKDGESRVKDYVEVTKAGDQTGIFVDEAPSSGLNIARPQKRIMNDLSWGTKLKLLKDYRERRVGVYYLREGVTEAEDSMKLKLFRLMYETVRDSDLKVRRAELIRRHYTNSTSFDMGFIIGDITDKFNIISDIALTMKRLYKEWKPMEHISAYEQIANKAIEITNLIDMVRLIERKNTKIARI comes from the exons ATGACCAGGCTGTATTTAATGGAACATATAATGTATTTGGGAGAACTAGAAGCAAACTATTGGGAGATCGATCATCTGTATGGCATGTTACATGAGATAGAAAGAAAGTATAAGATCAAAGACGGAGAATCACGTGTCAAAGATTATGTTGAGGTAACGAAGGCAGGAGACCAGACAGGCATCTTCGTAGATGAAG CGCCATCTAGTGGCCTCAATATAGCAAGACCACAGAAACGTATAATGAACGATTTATCTTGGGgtactaaattaaaactactaaag gaCTATCGCGAAAGGCGTGTCGGTGTATACTACCTCCGAGAGGGGGTGACCGAAGCAGAAGAttctatgaaattaaaactattccGTCTAATGTATGAAACGGTTCGAGACAGCGATTTGAAAGTACGAAGGGCTGAACTTATAAGACGACATTATACAAACTCAACTTCTTTTGATATGg gCTTCATTATAGGCGATATAACAGacaaattcaatattatatccGATATTGCCCTAACGATGAAAAGATTATACAAAGAGTGGAAGCCAATGGAGCATATAAGTGCCTACGAGCAGATCGCGAATAAAGCTATTGAAATCACAAACTTAATTGATATGGTACGACTCATTGAACGAAAGAACACTAAGATTGCCAGAATTTga